The nucleotide sequence AGCCGTGCCAGGAACCGGGTCCAGTTGAGGGCCTCGATGAGGTTGGCGACAAAAAGCCCCAGGGCCAGGGAACCGAGCAAACGCAGGAGCGGCCAGCCAAGGGCCTGCCAGATGTGGGCGATATCCATGGGACGTGAGGTATAGTCCGGCCGGGGCGGTTTGGGAAGCGGGCTGACGCAACATGGCTTTTTTGTCGGCAAGGCGAATTTTTCCCAAATCGGAAAGATGTCGCTTGACAGAACCGGCCCTTGGGCATAGAGACATTCTTCCCGTGTGGGCCGTTAACTCAGTCGGTAGAGTATCTGCCTTTTAAGCAGAGAGTCGCTGGTTCGAGCCCAGCACGGCCCACCAGCCTCGTATTAGGTCCCCATCGTCTAGTGGCCTAGGACGGCGGCCTCTCACGCCGCTAACAGGGGTTCAAATCCCCTTGGGGACGCCAAAGAATTCAAAGGGTTACGACTGCTGTAGCCTTCTTGGAGAGTAGGTAAGTAGGTTCCAGAGTAGGTAGCTGCTTACCCGTTCTGTACAAGCCTTACGGATGGCCGACCAGAGATTCCAGCTCTGGTCGGCTTTTCCTTTTTCGAGAAGACGTCATTGAGGACGATCCGAACCCCACGAAGCTGGTGCAGGTAGCGGGCGGTGGTCGTCGCGGACTTGTGCCGCAGGATGGCCTGGATGAGGGTCAACTCCACCCCTGCCGCGTCCAAAATGGATGCAGACAAATGGCGGATGGAATGCCGGTCAAACTTCTTGACCCCAGCCAGGCCGCACAGTTCTTTCATCCAGTGCTGCCGGGAAACGAAAGGCACGCCCGTCACGGGATTCGGAAAAACCCACTCTCCCGCCACCTCCTGGCGGTGCTTGAAGAGGGTTTCAAACAGCTCGTCCGTCATAGGAAGCCAATCGTATTCCTTGTCGCCCCCGGCTCGCTTGGAAGTCCACAGGCAGACACGGCGGTTCCTGAAGTCCACGTCGGTCCACCGCAGCCGCAGGATTTCGTTCTTGCGCCCCGCCAAGTGTAAAAAGGCGAGGAGCATAACCTTGTCCTGCCCTTCCGCAACCGCATACACCTTCCAGAAGTCCTCCTCGGAAGGGATGTAGCGCGGTTTTTTCTGCGCCGGGAGCCTGTCGACGCGGCAAGGATTCTTCTCGAGGAAATCAAGGTACTTGATGCCCCAGTTCCACGCCGCGACGAGATTTTTACGCTCCTTGTTGGCAGCGTTTCCAGTCCGTTGAGTCCCCTGGATGCGCAAGTAGTCGAGCACCATTTTGGGCTTCAGTTCGACCACAGGCATCGTGGGGTCAACGTA is from Solidesulfovibrio magneticus RS-1 and encodes:
- a CDS encoding tyrosine-type recombinase/integrase, with protein sequence MPYKRTQKGLTKWVAQVQVNGERKCSIFTNKAEAIAWEVKMRSGNGLPPKKQSHETGTDSLPTLVTWAEEYLDFCQKFSSKVVEEKIAVFRRFFQYVDPTMPVVELKPKMVLDYLRIQGTQRTGNAANKERKNLVAAWNWGIKYLDFLEKNPCRVDRLPAQKKPRYIPSEEDFWKVYAVAEGQDKVMLLAFLHLAGRKNEILRLRWTDVDFRNRRVCLWTSKRAGGDKEYDWLPMTDELFETLFKHRQEVAGEWVFPNPVTGVPFVSRQHWMKELCGLAGVKKFDRHSIRHLSASILDAAGVELTLIQAILRHKSATTTARYLHQLRGVRIVLNDVFSKKEKPTRAGISGRPSVRLVQNG